Proteins encoded within one genomic window of Candidatus Thiodiazotropha endoloripes:
- the urtD gene encoding urea ABC transporter ATP-binding protein UrtD, whose amino-acid sequence MKALDQLRSTMRRDRVFDFMMQTSGLEVDVSHGTILYLEDISVSFDGFKAINNLNLYIDAGELRCIIGPNGAGKTTMMDIITGKTRPDTGSAYFGQNIDLLHLSEPDIAQAGIGRKFQKPTVFESHTLFENLELAMAGDKRVWPTLIARLNSQQLERIDEVLEIIGLQEHRTQLAGSLSHGQKQWLEIGMLLMQDPKLLLVDEPVAGMTHQEMDRTAELLTSLAGQHSVVVVEHDMDFVRSIARKVTVLHQGSVLAEGSMNEVQNDPRVVEVYLGEQGES is encoded by the coding sequence ATGAAGGCCCTCGATCAACTGCGCAGTACCATGCGGCGCGACCGGGTGTTCGACTTCATGATGCAGACCAGCGGTCTGGAGGTCGATGTCAGCCACGGCACCATTCTCTACCTGGAAGATATCTCAGTGAGTTTTGATGGCTTCAAGGCGATCAACAATCTCAACCTCTATATCGATGCGGGTGAACTGCGTTGCATCATCGGACCCAATGGTGCGGGCAAGACCACCATGATGGACATCATCACCGGCAAGACCAGACCGGATACCGGCAGTGCCTATTTCGGACAGAACATCGACCTGCTGCATCTCTCTGAGCCGGATATCGCCCAGGCCGGCATCGGTCGCAAGTTTCAGAAGCCGACCGTATTCGAATCCCACACCCTGTTCGAGAACCTGGAACTGGCGATGGCCGGTGACAAACGGGTCTGGCCTACCCTGATTGCCCGTCTCAACAGCCAGCAGTTGGAACGGATCGACGAGGTACTGGAGATCATCGGTCTGCAGGAGCATCGAACTCAGCTCGCCGGCTCTCTCTCCCATGGACAGAAGCAGTGGTTGGAGATCGGCATGCTGCTGATGCAGGATCCGAAACTTTTGCTGGTGGATGAGCCGGTCGCCGGCATGACCCACCAGGAGATGGACCGCACGGCTGAACTGCTCACCTCTCTGGCCGGACAGCACTCGGTGGTGGTGGTGGAGCACGATATGGATTTTGTCCGTTCCATAGCCCGCAAGGTCACCGTGCTGCACCAGGGTAGCGTACTGGCGGAAGGCAGTATGAATGAGGTTCAAAACGATCCCAGGGTGGTGGAAGTCTACCTGGGTGAACAGGGAGAGAGCTGA
- the urtB gene encoding urea ABC transporter permease subunit UrtB, translating into MTITKQIKTIILLLVLLLAPGTSSFADASEPKLDQAVELLKGKKFQQKYQAIELLAETATPQAQNLLKALLERRLFKWKKTKQLVIAEKQGKTYQIQQAVSQEALGEVKKRALKKISVNNKMRTLIRSALASFDLKSPDREKRLAAIQQILNKADIDKAEIIRPMFEQEQDGEIREAMSIIIALSDLSSEDKQLRSDSVKLLSGNIHPSVRNALNQLQQQTEDEALARSIKQALDSIDAKLQFYAVIENLFFGLSLGSVLVLAAIGLAITFGVMGVINMAHGELIMIGAYTTYVIQLLMPESIGTATLIAIPTAFVVSGLVGIAIERGVIRFLYGRSLETLLATFGISLILQQTVRSIFSPLNRSVETPSWMSGAWEINSALSLTLNRLYIIVFCLLVFAALFFVLKKTALGLQVRAVSQNRAMARAMGVRSEWVDAMTFGLGSGVAGIAGVALSQLTNVGPNLGQSYIIDSFMVVVFGGVGNLWGTLVSGMSLGVANKFLEPWSGAVLAKILVLVFIILFIQKRPKGLFPQKGRAAEG; encoded by the coding sequence ATGACTATCACCAAGCAAATAAAAACCATCATTCTGCTGCTAGTCCTGCTACTGGCACCTGGCACATCGAGCTTTGCCGATGCGTCAGAACCAAAGCTCGACCAGGCTGTTGAACTGCTCAAAGGCAAGAAGTTTCAACAGAAGTATCAGGCGATAGAATTACTGGCAGAAACAGCAACCCCTCAGGCACAGAACCTTCTCAAAGCCCTGCTGGAACGTCGTCTTTTCAAGTGGAAGAAAACCAAGCAGCTGGTAATTGCAGAGAAGCAGGGGAAAACCTATCAAATACAACAGGCAGTCAGCCAGGAAGCCCTCGGTGAGGTCAAAAAACGAGCCCTAAAAAAGATCTCGGTGAATAACAAAATGCGTACTCTGATACGCAGTGCGCTGGCCAGCTTCGATCTGAAAAGCCCTGATCGAGAGAAGCGCCTGGCAGCCATTCAACAAATTCTCAACAAGGCTGATATCGACAAAGCTGAGATCATCCGGCCAATGTTTGAACAGGAGCAGGATGGTGAAATTCGTGAAGCGATGTCGATTATCATCGCCTTGTCCGATCTGAGCTCTGAAGACAAGCAACTGCGTAGTGATTCGGTAAAGCTGCTCAGTGGCAATATCCATCCCTCGGTACGAAATGCCCTGAACCAACTTCAGCAGCAGACAGAGGATGAAGCACTGGCCAGGAGTATTAAACAGGCGCTCGACAGCATCGATGCAAAACTGCAGTTCTACGCGGTGATCGAAAATCTCTTTTTCGGTCTCAGTCTTGGCTCGGTACTGGTACTTGCCGCTATCGGTCTGGCGATCACCTTTGGCGTCATGGGTGTGATCAACATGGCCCATGGCGAGTTGATCATGATTGGCGCCTATACCACTTATGTCATTCAGTTGTTGATGCCGGAGAGTATCGGTACTGCCACACTGATCGCCATACCCACCGCCTTTGTTGTCTCTGGATTGGTTGGTATCGCCATCGAAAGAGGTGTCATACGTTTTCTATATGGACGGTCACTCGAAACATTGCTGGCCACCTTCGGCATCAGCCTGATCCTGCAACAGACGGTACGCTCGATTTTCTCCCCTCTGAATCGTTCGGTGGAGACACCCAGCTGGATGAGTGGCGCCTGGGAGATCAACAGCGCCCTCTCACTGACCCTGAACCGGCTCTATATCATCGTATTCTGTCTGCTGGTGTTTGCGGCACTGTTCTTTGTCTTGAAAAAGACCGCCCTCGGTCTGCAGGTCAGAGCGGTATCACAGAATCGCGCCATGGCCCGGGCGATGGGTGTACGTTCCGAGTGGGTCGACGCCATGACCTTCGGTCTGGGATCCGGAGTGGCCGGAATCGCCGGGGTGGCATTGAGTCAACTGACCAACGTGGGCCCCAACCTGGGCCAGTCCTACATCATCGACAGCTTCATGGTGGTGGTGTTCGGCGGCGTCGGCAATCTGTGGGGGACCCTGGTCAGCGGCATGTCACTCGGGGTCGCCAACAAGTTTCTCGAACCCTGGTCAGGCGCGGTACTGGCAAAGATTCTGGTACTGGTGTTTATCATTCTGTTCATCCAGAAGCGGCCGAAGGGACTCTTCCCTCAAAAAGGCCGGGCTGCGGAGGGTTGA
- a CDS encoding putative bifunctional diguanylate cyclase/phosphodiesterase, translating to MKSIKQAILDKQIDLLFSYSGTVVASGIAVGCFAWIYFSFVTDTPWLMLWGVSLIGVNLARLYLLRSFKRINKRQAILSIWLRRHLVLTFFSGLIWGLLSLTYDPNWATSHQVMLVMLLTGLAAFSITAYAAVLEVYVVFLIPLLLPLELDLFARGEIFTSVLGMLLLLFAIGMLFVARRFYTQYIESIHLSFEHQFLQKELLNGTQNLESMEHALKNAEQQFDNVLETSLDGYWEWDLQKNDLYLSPRWKAQLGYKDHELKSELDTWKNLLHPDDRNVILEKLDNYLIHPRGHWEAEFRLLNKSGGYRGILARATPTLDKQGKLIRLTGVHIDITERVKAENKIKKLAYYDRLTKLPNRILFNDRISHAISQSKHTGLKLCILFLDLDRFKNINDSFGHPAGDHVLKMIAERLKKVVREDDTLARLGGDEFAVLVENVHHSHHAALMAGKIKSSFEKSFVVGGHDFYISGSIGISVYPNDGGDAASLLKNADAAMYKAKNIDRGGFQFYTEELSEKALRHYTIESGLRQALSKQQFSVLYQPKIDLSSGAIKGAEALVRWIHPQFGEIPPEQFIPIAEETGQIRGIGEWVLLQACKTAQDWQSRGLDIGRMAVNLSGVQLQSEDFLETVKSILLKTGLPTDLLELEVTENILMRDSEKSINSLVELQSMGINIAIDDFGTGYSSLAQLATLPVDKLKIDRSFVTNICQDEQSAEISRTIIALGRTLSKVVIAEGIEYSDQQDFLRQEGCDEGQGFLFSKPMTGQQFVEFTEHNGQQARLTTLQS from the coding sequence ATGAAATCGATCAAGCAAGCGATTTTAGACAAGCAGATAGATCTGCTTTTTTCCTACAGTGGCACTGTGGTGGCCTCAGGGATAGCCGTTGGCTGTTTTGCCTGGATATACTTCTCATTTGTTACCGACACACCTTGGCTGATGCTCTGGGGGGTGTCGCTGATCGGAGTGAATCTCGCCAGGCTCTATCTACTGCGTAGTTTCAAACGCATCAATAAGCGTCAGGCAATACTCAGTATCTGGCTGCGCAGGCATCTTGTTCTGACATTTTTCAGTGGCCTGATATGGGGATTGCTGAGTCTTACCTATGATCCGAACTGGGCGACGTCACACCAAGTGATGCTGGTGATGTTGCTGACCGGTTTGGCAGCTTTCAGCATTACAGCTTATGCCGCAGTACTTGAAGTCTATGTGGTGTTTCTTATTCCCTTGCTGCTTCCCCTGGAGCTGGATCTGTTTGCCAGGGGGGAAATCTTCACCTCGGTACTTGGTATGCTGTTGCTGTTGTTTGCCATCGGTATGCTGTTTGTCGCGAGACGGTTTTATACCCAATACATTGAAAGTATCCATCTGTCGTTTGAACACCAGTTTCTGCAAAAGGAGTTGTTGAATGGAACACAGAATTTGGAAAGTATGGAGCATGCCTTAAAGAATGCTGAGCAACAGTTTGACAATGTTCTGGAGACCTCTCTGGATGGATATTGGGAGTGGGATCTGCAGAAAAACGATCTCTACCTCTCTCCGCGTTGGAAGGCACAGTTGGGTTATAAAGATCACGAATTGAAGAGTGAACTGGATACCTGGAAGAATCTGCTGCATCCTGATGACCGAAACGTGATTCTCGAAAAGCTTGATAACTATCTGATTCACCCCAGAGGGCATTGGGAAGCGGAATTCCGTTTACTCAATAAAAGTGGCGGTTATCGGGGGATTCTGGCGAGAGCAACACCGACGCTTGATAAGCAAGGTAAGTTGATTCGATTGACCGGTGTGCATATCGATATCACAGAGCGAGTCAAAGCGGAAAATAAAATAAAGAAGCTGGCTTATTACGACAGGCTGACCAAGCTGCCCAACCGTATACTGTTCAATGACAGAATCAGTCATGCAATTTCCCAATCCAAACATACTGGCCTGAAGTTGTGCATTCTGTTTTTGGACCTGGACCGGTTTAAAAATATCAACGACAGCTTTGGTCATCCAGCCGGTGATCATGTATTGAAAATGATTGCGGAAAGGTTGAAAAAGGTTGTCAGGGAGGATGACACGCTGGCGAGACTGGGTGGTGATGAATTCGCGGTATTGGTGGAGAACGTTCACCACTCTCATCATGCGGCGCTGATGGCGGGTAAGATCAAAAGCAGTTTCGAAAAAAGTTTTGTGGTTGGTGGTCACGACTTCTATATCAGTGGCAGTATCGGTATTTCGGTCTATCCAAACGATGGGGGCGACGCGGCCAGTCTGCTGAAAAATGCTGATGCGGCCATGTATAAAGCGAAGAACATCGATCGAGGTGGTTTTCAGTTTTATACCGAAGAGCTGAGTGAAAAGGCTCTGCGACACTACACCATAGAGTCCGGTCTTCGTCAGGCTCTCAGCAAGCAGCAGTTTTCGGTTCTGTATCAACCCAAGATCGATCTCTCATCCGGGGCGATTAAAGGTGCTGAAGCACTGGTACGCTGGATCCATCCGCAATTCGGAGAGATACCCCCGGAACAATTCATACCCATAGCGGAAGAGACGGGTCAGATCAGAGGGATTGGTGAATGGGTCTTGTTGCAGGCTTGTAAAACCGCACAGGATTGGCAATCTCGAGGTCTCGATATCGGCAGAATGGCTGTCAACCTTTCCGGTGTTCAATTGCAAAGTGAAGACTTTCTGGAGACGGTGAAGAGTATTCTGCTGAAAACCGGTCTGCCTACTGATCTGCTGGAACTGGAGGTTACGGAAAACATACTGATGCGTGACAGTGAAAAGTCGATCAACTCGCTTGTTGAGCTGCAAAGCATGGGGATCAATATCGCCATTGATGATTTCGGTACCGGCTATTCATCTTTGGCCCAACTGGCCACCCTGCCTGTCGATAAATTGAAAATCGATCGAAGTTTCGTCACCAATATCTGTCAGGATGAACAGAGTGCGGAGATCTCGAGAACCATTATTGCCCTGGGTCGTACCCTCAGCAAGGTTGTGATTGCCGAGGGGATCGAGTATTCCGATCAACAGGATTTTCTTCGTCAGGAGGGTTGTGATGAAGGTCAGGGTTTTCTATTTTCCAAGCCAATGACTGGTCAACAGTTTGTCGAATTCACCGAGCACAACGGCCAGCAGGCCAGATTGACCACCTTACAGTCGTAA
- the urtE gene encoding urea ABC transporter ATP-binding subunit UrtE — translation MLKIEKLNQYYGESHTLWDLDLDVPKGQCTCLMGRNGVGKTTLLQCIMGLLPIASGDINFSGDSISKLIPERRAPLGIGYVPQGRQIFPMLTVEENLRIGLPVRKKERNKIPDFIFELFPVLQEMLDRKGGDLSGGQQQQLAIGRALVIDPQLLILDEPTEGIQPNIVQEIGDIIIRLNQEIGLTVLLVEQKLPFARKVADRFCILDRGRHVAAGEMGQLNDDLIRQYLTV, via the coding sequence ATGCTGAAGATTGAAAAACTCAATCAATATTATGGTGAATCCCACACCCTGTGGGATCTGGACCTGGATGTACCCAAAGGCCAATGCACCTGCCTGATGGGGCGCAACGGTGTGGGCAAGACAACCCTGCTCCAGTGCATTATGGGACTGTTGCCGATCGCCTCCGGCGATATCAATTTTTCAGGCGACTCCATCAGCAAACTGATCCCTGAACGCAGAGCGCCACTGGGTATCGGCTATGTACCCCAGGGCCGGCAGATCTTCCCCATGCTGACGGTGGAAGAGAACCTGCGTATCGGCCTGCCGGTGCGCAAAAAGGAGCGCAATAAAATCCCCGATTTCATCTTTGAACTGTTTCCGGTTCTGCAAGAGATGCTCGACAGAAAAGGTGGGGATCTCTCCGGCGGACAGCAACAGCAGCTGGCCATTGGCAGGGCGTTGGTAATCGATCCGCAACTGTTGATTCTCGACGAGCCAACTGAAGGGATTCAGCCTAATATTGTACAAGAGATTGGTGATATCATAATAAGGCTGAATCAGGAGATCGGTTTGACGGTATTACTGGTTGAACAGAAGTTACCCTTCGCCCGCAAGGTGGCTGATCGCTTCTGCATCCTGGACAGGGGACGCCATGTTGCAGCCGGGGAGATGGGTCAGCTTAACGATGATCTGATTCGACAATACCTGACTGTTTAA
- the urtA gene encoding urea ABC transporter substrate-binding protein encodes MSISKQKLKQLVLGTATGLALSITSIAQASDTIKVGILHSLSGTMAISETTLKDTMLMLIKEQNANGGLLGKQLEPVVVDPASNWPLFAEKARELLSKHKVSAIFGNWTSVSRKSVLPVVEELNGLLFYPVQYEGEESSKNVFYTGAAPNQQAIPAVDYLMNEIGVNRWVLAGTDYVYPRTTNKILEAYLKGKGVADKDIMINYTPFGHSDWQSIVSDIKKFGSTGVKTAVVSTINGDANVPFYKELGNQGISAEDIPVVAFSVGEEELSGIDTKPLVGHLAAWNYFMSVDSEANEEFITAWKSFIKDEKRVTNDPMEAHYIGFNMWVKAVEKAGTTDPEAVQEAIIGVAVPNLTGGLSAMMPNHHVTKPVLIGEIQEDGQFEVVWETSGLVAGDAWSDFLPGSKDIISDWRAPLACGNYNIKTSKCSGQNYE; translated from the coding sequence ATGAGCATATCGAAACAGAAACTAAAGCAATTGGTTCTTGGCACAGCTACAGGTCTTGCACTCTCCATCACCTCGATTGCACAGGCATCCGACACCATCAAGGTAGGTATTCTGCATTCACTCTCCGGCACCATGGCGATCAGTGAGACCACCTTGAAAGACACCATGCTGATGCTGATCAAAGAGCAGAATGCAAATGGCGGCCTGCTTGGCAAACAGCTGGAACCGGTCGTGGTCGATCCTGCTTCAAACTGGCCGTTATTCGCGGAAAAAGCACGTGAACTGCTCAGCAAACATAAAGTCTCCGCAATCTTCGGTAACTGGACCTCGGTTTCCAGGAAATCTGTACTGCCGGTGGTCGAGGAGTTGAATGGCCTGCTCTTCTATCCGGTACAGTACGAAGGTGAAGAGTCCTCCAAGAACGTTTTCTATACCGGCGCCGCACCAAACCAGCAGGCGATTCCGGCGGTTGATTACCTGATGAATGAGATCGGTGTAAATCGCTGGGTTCTGGCCGGTACTGACTATGTCTACCCACGCACTACCAACAAGATTCTCGAAGCCTATCTGAAAGGCAAGGGAGTGGCAGACAAGGATATTATGATCAACTACACGCCGTTCGGTCATTCCGACTGGCAGTCCATCGTTTCGGATATCAAGAAATTCGGTTCCACCGGGGTCAAGACCGCTGTGGTCTCAACCATCAACGGTGATGCCAATGTCCCCTTCTATAAAGAGCTTGGTAACCAGGGAATCTCTGCAGAAGACATTCCTGTCGTCGCCTTCTCGGTGGGTGAAGAGGAGCTCTCCGGCATCGACACCAAACCTCTGGTTGGACACCTGGCTGCATGGAACTACTTCATGAGCGTGGATAGCGAAGCCAACGAGGAGTTCATCACTGCCTGGAAGAGTTTCATCAAAGATGAAAAACGGGTAACCAACGATCCCATGGAAGCCCACTACATCGGCTTCAACATGTGGGTCAAGGCGGTTGAGAAGGCGGGCACCACAGATCCGGAAGCGGTTCAGGAAGCCATTATCGGCGTAGCTGTTCCAAATCTAACCGGTGGCCTGTCAGCGATGATGCCCAACCATCATGTCACCAAGCCCGTACTGATTGGTGAGATTCAGGAAGATGGGCAGTTCGAAGTAGTCTGGGAGACATCAGGCCTGGTAGCCGGTGATGCCTGGTCGGACTTTCTGCCCGGCTCCAAAGATATCATTTCCGACTGGAGAGCCCCACTCGCCTGCGGTAACTACAACATCAAGACCAGCAAGTGTTCTGGACAGAACTACGAATAA
- a CDS encoding proline dehydrogenase family protein translates to MDRSFEDEIQQIGRQMWQQRQLKEGINRSAWIDRLLPQLIADNHLRTQALRFIDAVPMLNDDKTLVRHFKEYFGEVDPGRLPALISWGIRRISLYSIPGFMAPVIRAAVKGVAHRFIGGETVAEIVDSVSRLQQSGIHTSLDLLGEETVSEKEAFAYQQAYLDLIQQLARQGFDDLNLSLKLSSLYSQITPVDTDGAVAILSERLMPICDAAMDAGISLCLDMEQYDYKAIIFRVFKHLAMQPSYRQWQGFGVVLQAYLKESDEDLTELLEWVEQRGVPVSVRLVRGAYWDMETVMARQQGWSVPVWQTKAETDACYERCLKRLFASPLIYPAVATHNIRSLACAVVLADQTQRSPDSYEFQMLYGMSDELEGLVTERGLKLRLYMPYGELLPGIAYLVRRLLENTSDQSILPVLESADVERVLAPPQVGENRRSEFEAEFINHPLHRFTQQSERENFAAALRSVEQNLDKTYPLLLAGHLTIEEAFLESFNPAKPDEIVGRVVRAGEDDAEVALQRAVDAQRDWGRKRFSERADLLQAAASKLIEHQDEFAAWEVKEAGKGWQEANADVAEAIDFLNYYAKTARRFDTVEQPDMPGEINTHEYLPLGVGVILPPWNFPLAIPVGMVAAAIVCGNSVVLKPASETPIVAWHLCKLLQEIGMPEGVVNYLPGSGAVIGEAMVRDPRTNFVAFTGSKEVGLHLLNVVTGLSESQRQIKKVIAEMGGKNAIIIDQDADLDEAVKGVIESAFGYQGQKCSACSRVICVEGIHDLFVARLVDAVESIRIGDPALPGVTMGPVISEAAKQRIVDKLDACELTASCVSKVELPASLRGHYLPPMIFSDVLEDSPLAQQELFAPVVAVLKAKNFAEAIDIANDSDYGLTGGVYSRSPDNLRLAKQKFSVGNLYLNRKITRANVNRQPFGGFRLSGTGFKAGGPDYLLQFLRARNITENSMRKGFSPESV, encoded by the coding sequence GTGGACAGGTCGTTTGAAGACGAGATTCAACAGATTGGCCGTCAGATGTGGCAACAGCGTCAGCTCAAGGAAGGGATCAATCGATCCGCCTGGATCGACCGTTTGCTTCCCCAGTTGATCGCCGATAATCATTTGCGCACCCAAGCACTTAGGTTCATCGATGCCGTGCCGATGCTGAACGATGATAAAACTTTGGTGAGACATTTCAAGGAGTACTTTGGTGAAGTGGATCCGGGCCGTCTCCCGGCGCTGATCAGTTGGGGAATCAGACGCATCTCCCTCTATTCCATACCAGGCTTTATGGCGCCGGTTATCAGGGCTGCGGTGAAAGGCGTTGCGCATCGATTCATAGGCGGTGAAACCGTGGCTGAGATCGTTGATTCGGTATCCAGGTTGCAGCAGAGCGGCATCCATACCAGCCTCGATCTGCTCGGCGAGGAGACGGTAAGCGAAAAAGAGGCGTTTGCCTATCAGCAGGCCTACCTTGATCTGATTCAGCAGCTCGCCAGGCAAGGGTTTGATGATCTGAATCTTTCACTCAAGCTCTCATCCCTCTATTCGCAAATCACACCGGTCGATACGGATGGCGCGGTTGCAATTCTGTCTGAGCGGTTGATGCCGATCTGTGATGCGGCAATGGATGCTGGGATCAGCCTCTGTCTCGATATGGAGCAGTATGACTATAAAGCGATAATTTTCAGAGTGTTTAAACACCTCGCCATGCAGCCATCCTATCGGCAGTGGCAGGGGTTTGGTGTGGTGTTGCAGGCGTATCTCAAAGAGAGTGATGAGGATTTGACTGAACTGCTCGAGTGGGTTGAGCAGCGTGGCGTGCCTGTCTCTGTCAGACTGGTCCGTGGCGCCTATTGGGATATGGAGACCGTAATGGCACGACAGCAGGGCTGGAGTGTACCCGTGTGGCAGACAAAAGCTGAAACGGATGCTTGCTATGAACGTTGTTTAAAACGCCTTTTTGCATCGCCACTGATCTATCCTGCGGTAGCAACCCATAATATCCGTAGCCTTGCCTGTGCTGTTGTATTGGCCGATCAGACGCAGCGTTCGCCGGACAGTTATGAGTTTCAGATGTTGTACGGTATGTCTGATGAGCTCGAGGGTCTGGTTACAGAGCGCGGCCTGAAACTGAGACTCTACATGCCTTATGGCGAACTGCTACCGGGTATTGCCTATCTGGTTCGTCGGTTGCTCGAAAACACATCGGACCAATCCATACTGCCGGTGCTGGAGAGTGCGGATGTTGAGAGAGTCCTCGCTCCGCCTCAGGTTGGTGAGAATCGGCGCTCTGAGTTTGAGGCGGAGTTCATCAATCATCCACTGCACCGATTTACCCAACAGTCGGAACGTGAAAACTTTGCCGCTGCATTGAGATCGGTTGAACAGAATCTGGATAAGACCTATCCACTGTTACTGGCAGGTCATTTAACAATCGAAGAGGCTTTTCTTGAATCATTCAATCCTGCCAAGCCTGATGAAATCGTTGGGCGAGTGGTCCGGGCCGGTGAGGATGATGCGGAAGTGGCATTGCAGAGAGCAGTCGATGCGCAACGTGATTGGGGGCGGAAACGATTCAGTGAAAGGGCCGATCTGCTTCAAGCGGCGGCATCGAAGTTGATCGAACATCAGGATGAATTTGCCGCCTGGGAAGTCAAAGAGGCGGGTAAAGGGTGGCAGGAGGCCAATGCGGATGTCGCAGAAGCGATCGATTTTCTTAACTACTATGCTAAAACCGCACGTCGCTTCGACACCGTCGAGCAGCCCGACATGCCAGGTGAGATCAATACTCATGAATATCTTCCACTGGGGGTCGGAGTCATATTGCCGCCATGGAATTTTCCATTGGCCATCCCCGTTGGAATGGTTGCTGCAGCAATCGTATGTGGCAACAGTGTTGTCTTGAAACCCGCTTCTGAGACGCCAATCGTGGCGTGGCATTTGTGTAAACTTTTGCAAGAGATTGGTATGCCTGAAGGCGTTGTGAACTATCTTCCGGGTAGTGGCGCCGTGATTGGTGAGGCCATGGTGCGTGACCCAAGAACCAATTTTGTCGCCTTTACCGGTTCCAAAGAGGTCGGACTGCACTTGTTAAACGTTGTGACCGGGCTTTCAGAGTCCCAGCGTCAGATTAAAAAAGTGATCGCTGAAATGGGTGGAAAAAATGCCATCATCATAGATCAGGATGCGGATCTGGATGAGGCGGTAAAAGGGGTGATCGAATCGGCCTTTGGTTACCAGGGGCAGAAATGCAGCGCCTGCTCACGGGTGATTTGTGTGGAGGGGATTCACGATCTGTTTGTTGCAAGACTGGTCGATGCGGTCGAAAGTATCCGGATCGGTGACCCGGCGTTGCCCGGAGTTACAATGGGTCCGGTAATCTCTGAAGCTGCCAAGCAACGAATTGTTGATAAGCTGGATGCGTGTGAATTGACTGCCTCATGTGTATCCAAGGTTGAACTGCCTGCATCACTAAGGGGTCACTATCTTCCGCCAATGATTTTCAGTGATGTTCTGGAGGATTCACCGCTGGCACAGCAAGAGCTCTTTGCTCCGGTAGTGGCAGTATTGAAGGCTAAGAACTTTGCTGAGGCGATAGATATTGCCAATGACAGTGATTATGGACTGACCGGCGGGGTATACAGCCGTTCACCTGACAACCTGAGATTGGCAAAACAGAAGTTTAGCGTCGGTAATCTCTACCTGAATCGAAAAATAACCAGAGCCAATGTGAATCGTCAGCCGTTTGGTGGTTTCAGATTGAGTGGTACAGGCTTTAAAGCGGGCGGCCCTGACTATTTGCTGCAGTTTCTGCGGGCCAGAAATATCACCGAAAACAGCATGCGCAAGGGATTTTCTCCGGAATCGGTTTAA
- the urtC gene encoding urea ABC transporter permease subunit UrtC translates to MKLLNMLKADRGGQIFLALLLLIAVVVPLLNQFTTADNPLHISTYTIALLGKYLAFALLAVAVDLVWGYLGILSLGHGAFFALGGYAMGMYLMRQIGERGVYGDPLLPDFMVFLDWDSLPWFWYGFDMFWFAMLMVMVVPGLLAFVFGWLAFRSRVTGVYLSIITQALTYALMLAFFRNEMGFGGNNGLTDFKDILGYSLQEDSTRIALFVASALALALGYLACRMIVTSRLGRVAVAIRDAEDRTRFTGYKVEHVKLAIFTFSAVLAGIAGALYVPQVGIINPGEFSPLNSIEIVIWVAVGGRATLYGAAAGALMVNYGKTYFTAALPEVWLFALGALFVLVTIFLPKGVIGLFKAKDKQP, encoded by the coding sequence ATGAAGCTGTTAAACATGCTGAAAGCCGACCGGGGCGGGCAGATTTTCCTCGCACTGTTGCTGCTGATCGCAGTGGTTGTACCGCTCCTCAATCAGTTCACCACAGCCGACAACCCACTGCATATCTCCACCTACACCATCGCATTGCTGGGGAAGTATCTGGCGTTTGCCCTGCTTGCGGTTGCGGTTGACCTGGTGTGGGGATACCTGGGGATTCTCAGTCTTGGTCATGGCGCCTTCTTTGCCCTTGGCGGGTATGCCATGGGTATGTATCTGATGCGACAGATCGGTGAGCGGGGTGTCTATGGAGATCCGTTACTGCCGGATTTCATGGTCTTCCTCGATTGGGACAGCCTGCCCTGGTTCTGGTATGGCTTCGATATGTTCTGGTTCGCCATGCTGATGGTCATGGTGGTACCCGGTCTGCTCGCCTTTGTATTTGGCTGGCTTGCGTTCCGCTCAAGGGTGACCGGAGTCTATCTGTCGATCATTACCCAGGCGTTGACCTATGCCCTGATGCTCGCCTTCTTCCGCAATGAAATGGGATTTGGCGGTAACAACGGACTCACCGATTTCAAGGATATTCTCGGCTACAGCCTGCAGGAGGACAGCACCAGAATCGCCCTCTTCGTCGCTTCGGCGCTGGCCCTGGCATTGGGTTACCTGGCCTGCCGGATGATTGTCACATCCCGGCTCGGACGGGTCGCGGTGGCGATCCGCGATGCAGAGGACAGAACCCGTTTCACCGGTTATAAGGTGGAACATGTGAAACTCGCGATCTTTACTTTTTCCGCCGTACTGGCGGGCATTGCCGGCGCGCTCTATGTACCCCAGGTGGGCATAATCAATCCCGGTGAGTTTTCACCCTTGAACTCCATCGAGATCGTCATCTGGGTAGCAGTGGGTGGCCGGGCGACCCTGTATGGCGCTGCCGCCGGTGCGTTAATGGTGAATTACGGCAAGACCTACTTTACCGCTGCACTGCCGGAGGTCTGGCTGTTTGCCCTGGGTGCCCTGTTTGTATTGGTAACCATCTTTCTGCCCAAAGGGGTGATCGGTCTGTTCAAGGCCAAGGATAAGCAACCATGA